The Bombus huntii isolate Logan2020A chromosome 1, iyBomHunt1.1, whole genome shotgun sequence genome contains a region encoding:
- the LOC126870190 gene encoding protein bric-a-brac 2-like isoform X3 has product MTQQSGAGSPQQFCLRWNNYQTNLTNVFDQLLQSESFVDVTLACDGHSVKAHKMVLSACSPYFQALFFDNPCQHPIVIMKDIKWPELKAAVEFMYKGEINVSQEQIGPLLKVAESLKIRGLADVNNEQELTSRSSLEEAANAAAMHRKKRRRTSDERSPPPACSPDRVASGSIPDDQDPSQGGGGVIVPPDIHGMLPSSSTPRSLGSPGTPNVSVTPQINLQELPVSLPLPPPPPPPPQPGQQSSHSISAHHVPGHVTSGPHASVNHLTVHGQQLSVQQQQQQQQQQQQQQQQQHHQQGAAGQPTPGDDLEIKPGIAEMIREEERFSQAPKPSTARRQKTATKSDHKQ; this is encoded by the coding sequence ATGACACAGCAAAGCGGCGCTGGGTCGCCCCAGCAATTTTGCCTCAGGTGGAACAACTACCAGACGAATCTGACCAACGTGTTCGATCAGCTGCTACAGAGCGAGAGCTTCGTGGACGTGACGTTGGCCTGCGACGGACACAGCGTGAAAGCTCACAAGATGGTGCTATCCGCCTGCAGCCCGTACTTTCAGGCGCTTTTCTTCGACAATCCTTGCCAGCATCCTATCGTCATCATGAAGGACATCAAATGGCCGGAACTGAAGGCCGCCGTAGAGTTCATGTACAAAGGAGAGATAAACGTGTCGCAGGAGCAAATCGGGCCGCTGTTGAAGGTCGCGGAGAGTCTCAAGATCCGCGGCCTGGCCGACGTAAACAACGAGCAAGAGCTGACGTCGAGATCGAGCTTGGAGGAAGCGGCGAACGCGGCAGCGATGCACAGAAAGAAACGACGTCGAACGTCGGACGAGAGATCGCCGCCGCCGGCCTGCAGCCCAGACCGGGTCGCCTCCGGAAGCATCCCCGATGATCAAGATCCGAGCCAAGGCGGCGGAGGCGTGATCGTACCACCTGACATTCACGGCATGTTGCCCAGCAGCTCGACTCCGCGATCCCTCGGATCTCCCGGAACTCCCAACGTCTCTGTCACGCCGCAGATCAACCTCCAGGAACTTCCGGTATCGCTGCCCCtgccgccaccgccaccgccgcccCCTCAGCCCGGCCAGCAGAGCTCGCACTCGATATCCGCACACCACGTGCCTGGCCACGTGACTTCCGGTCCCCACGCCTCCGTCAACCACCTGACCGTACACGGCCAACAGCTCTCCGTtcagcagcaacaacaacaacagcaacaacaacagcagcaacagcagcagcaacacCATCAGCAAGGCGCTGCCGGTCAACCGACTCCCGGGGACGATCTCGAGATAAAGCCTGGCATCGCCGAGATGATTCGCGAGGAGGAAAGG
- the LOC126870190 gene encoding protein bric-a-brac 2-like isoform X4, translating to MTQQSGAGSPQQFCLRWNNYQTNLTNVFDQLLQSESFVDVTLACDGHSVKAHKMVLSACSPYFQALFFDNPCQHPIVIMKDIKWPELKAAVEFMYKGEINVSQEQIGPLLKVAESLKIRGLADVNNEQELTSRSSLEEAANAAAMHRKKRRRTSDERSPPPACSPDRVASGSIPDDQDPSQGGGGVIVPPDIHGMLPSSSTPRSLGSPGTPNVSVTPQINLQELPVSLPLPPPPPPPPQPGQQSSHSISAHHVPGHVTSGPHASVNHLTVHGQQLSVQQQQQQQQQQQQQQQQQHHQQGAAGQPTPGDDLEIKPGIAEMIREEERVSTLRWNVLVASDAATDRPRK from the coding sequence ATGACACAGCAAAGCGGCGCTGGGTCGCCCCAGCAATTTTGCCTCAGGTGGAACAACTACCAGACGAATCTGACCAACGTGTTCGATCAGCTGCTACAGAGCGAGAGCTTCGTGGACGTGACGTTGGCCTGCGACGGACACAGCGTGAAAGCTCACAAGATGGTGCTATCCGCCTGCAGCCCGTACTTTCAGGCGCTTTTCTTCGACAATCCTTGCCAGCATCCTATCGTCATCATGAAGGACATCAAATGGCCGGAACTGAAGGCCGCCGTAGAGTTCATGTACAAAGGAGAGATAAACGTGTCGCAGGAGCAAATCGGGCCGCTGTTGAAGGTCGCGGAGAGTCTCAAGATCCGCGGCCTGGCCGACGTAAACAACGAGCAAGAGCTGACGTCGAGATCGAGCTTGGAGGAAGCGGCGAACGCGGCAGCGATGCACAGAAAGAAACGACGTCGAACGTCGGACGAGAGATCGCCGCCGCCGGCCTGCAGCCCAGACCGGGTCGCCTCCGGAAGCATCCCCGATGATCAAGATCCGAGCCAAGGCGGCGGAGGCGTGATCGTACCACCTGACATTCACGGCATGTTGCCCAGCAGCTCGACTCCGCGATCCCTCGGATCTCCCGGAACTCCCAACGTCTCTGTCACGCCGCAGATCAACCTCCAGGAACTTCCGGTATCGCTGCCCCtgccgccaccgccaccgccgcccCCTCAGCCCGGCCAGCAGAGCTCGCACTCGATATCCGCACACCACGTGCCTGGCCACGTGACTTCCGGTCCCCACGCCTCCGTCAACCACCTGACCGTACACGGCCAACAGCTCTCCGTtcagcagcaacaacaacaacagcaacaacaacagcagcaacagcagcagcaacacCATCAGCAAGGCGCTGCCGGTCAACCGACTCCCGGGGACGATCTCGAGATAAAGCCTGGCATCGCCGAGATGATTCGCGAGGAGGAAAGG